The Methanolacinia petrolearia DSM 11571 genome has a segment encoding these proteins:
- a CDS encoding alpha/beta hydrolase family protein: protein MTKMYYGDSPYPDPEMFLDILPIYSAANVTTSLLMMIGTEDANVEPASAIMTYRTYLEGSSAPVRFLMFPGEKHHPTTYVHQYRKVEGELDWLDKYLFSSS from the coding sequence ATGACGAAGATGTATTACGGTGACAGTCCTTACCCGGACCCCGAGATGTTCCTTGATATCCTGCCGATATATAGTGCAGCGAATGTCACGACTTCGCTACTGATGATGATCGGAACTGAGGACGCCAACGTGGAGCCTGCATCCGCGATTATGACATACAGGACATATCTCGAAGGGAGTTCTGCTCCGGTCCGGTTCCTTATGTTCCCGGGCGAGAAACATCACCCGACAACATATGTTCACCAGTACAGGAAGGTTGAAGGGGAGCTCGACTGGCTGGACAAATATCTTTTTTCTTCATCGTAA